Sequence from the Fulvivirga ligni genome:
TCTTCTCCTCTCTTTATTGAAGGAGCCCATAAATATGGTGATGATCTTAGCTATAGTTTTACTGAGCTTTAATCTTCATCTTGAAAATTTACCGGTCTTTCTTTCAGATGCCTTTATTAGAATGGGAGCTTTAATGACACCTTTAGTGCTCATGTTCATAGGTCTCGCCGTCAAGGTTAAAAAAGATGGAGTAGCTGTAGTGCTATCCGTTTTATGTTGTAGGGCAGGTGTTTCGTTATTATTAAGCGCAGGTTTAATTGCCGCCCTTGGTTTAGGAGGTAATGCGGCACTATTGGCTATTGTTTTTCCTCTAAGTTCTTGCAGCTTTTGGCCATTCGCTCACATGTCAGCCTTTTCTGCCAGAGAGGAGATCAAGCACGTCTCTGATAGCGAGAAAACCTTTGATTCGGAGCTCGCAGTGCTTGTCTTAGCTTGCTCACTGCCGTTTAGCACCATATTAATTTTAACTGTTCTGTCATCTGGTGTAGTCTTCACCCATATGCACTTTCTTATAATTTCAGCGGTAGGATTATTAGCACTAGGAATTATTCCACAGCTGATCAAAAAAATCTTTTTTTCAGGCAGTCAGGAGGATTCCAGTAAGGAGGAAAAATTAGAGCATAGAATGGTGGAGCATGCTGAGTGAACCCGCCAAATTTATAATATTAAAGGGATAGTTCATTTTTACCTTAGTGTATTATAGTTTAATTTGCACTACATCGTTTAAATGTATGTATGCAAAAAC
This genomic interval carries:
- a CDS encoding AEC family transporter — protein: MGLALQKTITLVLFIGIGFALKAKFGNKDQVNGIKNIILTIALPATIFVALMGVKIELSLLFLPVLALAFNFIMFLLTPLILKAFQISKDSSFGRTLIMLLPSLAPGLSCFPFILEYLGEESLANAALADVGNKLFVLIVLYIVAMNWYYKRNTEDHSSSKGKIKSLLLSLLKEPINMVMILAIVLLSFNLHLENLPVFLSDAFIRMGALMTPLVLMFIGLAVKVKKDGVAVVLSVLCCRAGVSLLLSAGLIAALGLGGNAALLAIVFPLSSCSFWPFAHMSAFSAREEIKHVSDSEKTFDSELAVLVLACSLPFSTILILTVLSSGVVFTHMHFLIISAVGLLALGIIPQLIKKIFFSGSQEDSSKEEKLEHRMVEHAE